A genome region from Paradevosia shaoguanensis includes the following:
- a CDS encoding L,D-transpeptidase: MNFFKPAIAVALSALLTISLAAPASAARVYNPDTNSWEEASVVASKSKRGSPIKREVVSYAGKFAPGTIVVETSERRLYFVLDDGKAVKYGIGVGRDGFRWSGTHRITRKAEWPGWTPPPAMRKRVPDLPAYMPGGPNNPLGARALYIGSTLYRLHGTSEPWTIGQAVSSGCIRLTNEDVTDLYERAKVGATVVVHQ; the protein is encoded by the coding sequence ATGAATTTCTTCAAGCCCGCGATAGCAGTTGCGCTGTCGGCTTTGCTTACTATTTCGCTTGCCGCCCCCGCATCGGCCGCACGCGTCTATAATCCCGATACCAATAGCTGGGAGGAAGCATCCGTCGTTGCTTCCAAAAGCAAACGTGGCTCGCCGATCAAGCGCGAGGTCGTTTCTTACGCCGGCAAGTTCGCTCCGGGCACGATCGTTGTTGAGACGAGCGAGCGCCGTCTCTACTTCGTCTTGGACGATGGCAAGGCGGTGAAGTACGGCATCGGCGTGGGCCGTGACGGCTTCCGCTGGTCGGGCACCCACCGCATCACCCGCAAGGCGGAATGGCCCGGCTGGACGCCGCCGCCGGCCATGCGCAAGCGCGTTCCGGACCTGCCGGCTTATATGCCCGGCGGCCCGAACAACCCGCTTGGCGCCCGTGCGCTCTATATCGGCTCGACCCTTTATCGCCTGCATGGCACGTCCGAGCCCTGGACCATCGGCCAGGCCGTCTCGTCGGGCTGCATCCGCCTGACCAATGAGGACGTGACCGATCTCTACGAGCGCGCCAAGGTCGGCGCCACGGTCGTCGTCCACCAGTAA
- a CDS encoding DUF2059 domain-containing protein translates to MGTKAMTSFRKRAALVVVAALSLASVSFASLPAIAQELAPEHIALARKYVDLTDKSSVYEIALLQAGVATMQQLITQNPEVSKQLDAAITKTLDEYKAKKGELLDQFARVYALRLSMEELQQIVAFYESPAGSKLAQVNSEANQDLQRVMQVFQNNLQIEFMSKVRADLKAQGINL, encoded by the coding sequence ATGGGTACCAAAGCAATGACCAGTTTCCGCAAGCGCGCCGCGCTCGTCGTCGTGGCCGCGCTGTCGCTGGCCTCCGTCTCCTTCGCCTCCTTGCCGGCCATTGCGCAGGAACTTGCGCCCGAGCACATTGCGCTCGCCCGCAAGTATGTCGACCTTACCGACAAGTCCTCGGTCTACGAGATTGCGCTGCTCCAGGCCGGCGTGGCCACCATGCAGCAGCTCATCACCCAGAACCCGGAAGTCTCCAAGCAGCTCGACGCTGCCATCACCAAGACGCTCGACGAATACAAGGCCAAGAAGGGCGAGCTCCTCGACCAGTTCGCGCGCGTCTACGCGCTGCGTCTGTCGATGGAAGAACTCCAGCAGATCGTTGCCTTCTACGAGTCGCCGGCTGGCTCCAAGCTCGCCCAGGTGAACAGCGAGGCCAACCAGGACCTGCAGCGCGTCATGCAGGTGTTCCAGAACAACCTGCAGATCGAATTCATGTCGAAGGTCCGCGCCGACCTGAAGGCCCAGGGCATCAATCTCTGA
- the rpiA gene encoding ribose-5-phosphate isomerase RpiA encodes MNEDLKREAAAMALLEVRPGMKLGLGTGSTAKHFVDLLGARVAEGFEVLCVPTSEVTAAQARSLNIPLTDLETLPHLDMTVDGADEIGPGLALIKGGGGALLREKIVAAASDRMVVIADASKMVETLGRFPLPIEVNAFGLGATQIELERILKQFDADGGLALRKTKAGETFVTDGGHYIFDALFGRISQPKALSDALLEVPGVVQHGLFLGLCQRAYVAGADGIKTYDA; translated from the coding sequence GTGAACGAAGATCTCAAGCGCGAAGCCGCCGCCATGGCGTTGCTCGAAGTGCGCCCCGGAATGAAGCTCGGTCTCGGCACCGGCTCGACGGCCAAACACTTCGTCGATCTCCTCGGCGCCAGGGTTGCCGAGGGCTTTGAAGTCCTTTGCGTCCCGACATCCGAAGTCACTGCCGCCCAGGCGCGCAGCCTCAATATTCCCCTCACCGATCTCGAAACCCTGCCGCATCTCGATATGACGGTCGACGGCGCCGACGAGATCGGCCCCGGCCTCGCCCTCATCAAGGGCGGCGGCGGCGCGCTCCTGCGCGAAAAGATCGTCGCGGCGGCTTCCGACCGCATGGTCGTCATCGCCGACGCTTCCAAGATGGTCGAGACCCTCGGCCGCTTCCCGCTCCCCATCGAAGTCAACGCCTTCGGCCTGGGCGCCACGCAGATCGAGCTCGAGCGGATCCTGAAACAGTTCGATGCCGACGGTGGTCTCGCCCTGCGCAAGACCAAGGCCGGCGAGACCTTCGTCACCGACGGCGGGCACTATATCTTCGATGCTTTATTTGGCCGTATTTCACAGCCAAAAGCGCTCTCGGATGCCTTGCTTGAAGTTCCAGGAGTGGTACAGCACGGTCTGTTTCTGGGCCTGTGCCAGCGTGCTTACGTGGCCGGTGCCGACGGCATCAAGACTTACGACGCCTGA
- the moaA gene encoding GTP 3',8-cyclase MoaA produces MTVLFQSADIDGAATRPLVDRFGRTISYLRVSVTDRCDFRCVYCMSEHMTFLPKKDVLSFEEIDAIVRAFVARGVRKVRLTGGEPLVRRDIMELVRKLGGYLGKGLEELTLTTNGSQLARYAEGLAAAGVRRLNVSLDTLDPARFAEITRRGRIEDVLVGLEAAQQAGLAIKINMVAMRGVNDDEIEPMLHWAHGRGYGLTLIEGMPLGEVGVDRVDQYLPLKELRDRLAARYTLTRLNQTTGGPARYVRVEETGGVLGFITPMSHNFCESCNRVRLTATGQLYMCLGQEDMVDLRVALREGGVGALDGALDRAMLLKPKGHDFVLDRSHAEPALTRHMSVTGG; encoded by the coding sequence ATGACGGTTCTCTTCCAATCGGCGGATATCGACGGCGCGGCGACGCGGCCGCTGGTCGACCGCTTCGGACGCACGATCAGCTACCTGCGCGTATCGGTTACCGACCGGTGCGACTTCCGCTGCGTCTATTGCATGTCCGAGCACATGACGTTCCTGCCCAAGAAGGACGTGCTCAGCTTCGAGGAGATCGACGCGATCGTGCGGGCGTTCGTCGCGCGCGGCGTGCGCAAGGTGCGACTGACCGGTGGCGAGCCGCTGGTGCGGCGCGACATCATGGAACTGGTCCGCAAGCTGGGCGGATATCTCGGCAAGGGGCTGGAGGAGCTGACGCTTACCACCAATGGCAGCCAGCTGGCGCGCTATGCGGAGGGGCTGGCGGCAGCGGGCGTGCGGCGGCTCAATGTGTCGCTCGATACGCTCGACCCGGCGCGGTTCGCCGAGATCACGCGGCGGGGACGGATCGAGGACGTGCTGGTGGGGCTCGAGGCGGCGCAGCAGGCGGGGCTGGCGATCAAGATCAACATGGTGGCGATGCGCGGCGTCAATGACGACGAGATCGAGCCGATGCTGCATTGGGCGCATGGGCGCGGCTACGGGCTGACGCTGATCGAAGGTATGCCGCTGGGCGAAGTCGGCGTCGACCGGGTGGACCAGTACCTGCCGCTCAAGGAACTGCGCGACCGGCTGGCGGCACGCTATACGCTGACCCGGCTCAACCAGACGACCGGGGGCCCTGCCCGCTATGTGCGGGTGGAGGAGACCGGCGGGGTGCTCGGCTTCATCACGCCGATGAGCCACAATTTCTGCGAGAGCTGCAACCGGGTGAGGCTGACGGCGACCGGGCAGCTCTATATGTGCCTGGGGCAGGAAGACATGGTCGACCTGCGGGTGGCGCTGCGTGAAGGCGGCGTCGGGGCGCTCGATGGGGCGCTGGACCGGGCCATGCTGCTCAAGCCCAAGGGGCACGACTTCGTGCTCGACCGAAGCCACGCGGAGCCGGCGCTGACCCGGCATATGAGCGTTACCGGCGGGTGA
- the gorA gene encoding glutathione-disulfide reductase, protein MSQTYDLVVIGAGSGGVRAARVAANLGAKVAIIEEYRVGGTCVIRGCVPKKLFVYASRFTDMFSIAESFGWQVDAKFDWPTLVANKDKEIARLEAAYVAGLEKPGVEIIRDRGELVDANTIRLVNSGTEIKTRFVLVATGGHPYVPDIPGREHGITSNEAFHLKRLPHSILIEGGGYIAVEFATIFAGLGVQTTINYRGNQILRGFDADVRTGLEAGLEARGIKLIYETTIRSLKRHDEDITVEFSDGTTAPYGAVMFATGRRANIHGLGLDKAGVKLTPDNYIEVDAYSKTSVDNIYAVGDVTGRAALTPVAIREGQAFAETLFGGKPTAVDLSLLPTAVFAEPEVGVIGLTEEEALTGHPDLEVYLTRFRPMMNTLSTRSDRVMMKLITAANGGKVLGVHIVGPSAAEMIQLVAIPMAMGATKADFDRAIAVHPTAAEELVTFKAPSYSYKGGVKQ, encoded by the coding sequence TTGAGCCAGACCTATGATCTCGTCGTGATTGGTGCAGGCTCCGGTGGCGTGCGCGCCGCTCGGGTGGCGGCAAACCTTGGTGCCAAGGTGGCGATCATCGAGGAATACCGGGTCGGCGGCACCTGCGTCATTCGCGGCTGCGTGCCCAAGAAGCTCTTCGTCTATGCCAGCCGCTTCACCGACATGTTCTCGATCGCCGAAAGCTTCGGCTGGCAGGTCGATGCCAAATTCGATTGGCCCACGCTCGTCGCCAACAAGGACAAGGAAATCGCGCGCCTCGAAGCCGCCTATGTCGCCGGCCTTGAAAAGCCGGGCGTAGAGATCATCCGCGATCGCGGCGAGCTGGTGGATGCCAATACCATCCGCCTCGTCAACTCCGGCACCGAGATCAAGACCCGCTTCGTCCTCGTCGCCACGGGCGGCCACCCTTACGTGCCCGATATCCCGGGCAGGGAACACGGCATCACCTCCAACGAGGCCTTCCACCTCAAGCGGCTACCGCACTCCATCCTCATCGAGGGCGGCGGCTACATCGCCGTGGAGTTTGCCACGATCTTCGCGGGCCTAGGTGTCCAGACTACCATCAACTATCGCGGCAACCAGATCCTGCGCGGCTTCGACGCCGACGTGCGCACCGGGCTTGAAGCAGGTCTTGAAGCGCGCGGCATCAAGCTGATCTACGAAACCACCATCCGTTCGCTCAAGCGCCACGACGAAGACATCACGGTCGAGTTCAGCGACGGCACCACCGCGCCCTACGGCGCCGTCATGTTCGCCACCGGCCGCCGCGCCAACATCCATGGCCTTGGACTGGACAAGGCCGGGGTCAAGCTCACGCCCGACAACTATATCGAGGTCGACGCCTATTCGAAGACCTCGGTCGACAACATCTACGCCGTCGGCGACGTCACCGGCCGCGCCGCACTGACGCCCGTCGCCATCCGCGAAGGGCAGGCTTTTGCCGAGACCCTGTTCGGCGGCAAGCCGACCGCCGTCGACCTCTCGCTGCTGCCGACCGCCGTCTTCGCCGAGCCGGAAGTCGGCGTCATCGGCCTCACCGAGGAGGAGGCTCTGACCGGGCACCCCGACCTCGAGGTCTACCTCACCCGTTTCCGGCCGATGATGAACACGCTCTCCACCCGCAGCGACCGCGTGATGATGAAGCTCATCACTGCCGCCAATGGCGGCAAGGTGCTGGGTGTCCATATCGTGGGGCCGAGCGCCGCCGAGATGATCCAGCTCGTCGCCATCCCCATGGCCATGGGCGCGACCAAGGCCGATTTCGACCGCGCCATTGCCGTGCACCCCACGGCGGCCGAGGAACTGGTGACCTTCAAGGCGCCGAGCTACAGCTACAAGGGTGGCGTCAAGCAATAA